A genome region from Cucurbita pepo subsp. pepo cultivar mu-cu-16 chromosome LG02, ASM280686v2, whole genome shotgun sequence includes the following:
- the LOC111788703 gene encoding uncharacterized aarF domain-containing protein kinase 1 isoform X1 has product MRRITEIFRFRSVATLCVLTTGTGLAFQTSNSNSKFVSSSSDSRSTSLDFGEKIRAAVNGFRRSSRAISTISLVVLDYKYSLQGVVANSEEYRLKLSEVHRRSANRILKLCQVNKGFYVKAGQFVASLRQTPNEYSSILSSLQDQAVPCPFKDIKDILICNLGSDISAIFVSLDEQPIAAASIAQVHRGILKNNQEVAIKVQYPGLMQHVKIDITVMSFLSRTISWLFPDYRFQWLASEFEKTIFLELDFIHEARNAERTAENFKNKNLIKIPQVYWEFTTRQVLTMEFCEGHKVDDIEFMKQSGIEPAKVAKALVEIFAEMIFVHGFLHGDPHPVLLDHGIYKQLDEEFRLNYCQLWQAMITLDTNKILQLGERFDVPKYCRYFPLIFTGRSFDSTSALGMGMSNEEKRNLKQELKLLKMEDISSFMESLPPDFLTVLRTDGLLRSITRKLGVSQRVRILTYAKFALRGSSPKLNPETDNIVKVAYFRLKTNLSYLYFRLILAGIEALSNFQKFMHYVYSLCGKFIYATKTLPMLSFL; this is encoded by the exons ATGAGGAGGATTACGGAGATTTTCAGGTTTCGCTCTGTGGCAACTCTGTGTGTTCTAACAACGGGAACTGGACTTGCGTTCCAGACCTCGAACTCTAATTCCAAATTTGTCTCATCATCTTCCGATTCTCGTTCCACTTCTCTCGATTTTGGGGAGAAGATTAGGGCCGCTGTTAACGGCTTCCGTCGTTCCTCTCGCGCGATTTCCACA ATTTCTCTGGTAGTTCTTGACTATAAGTACTCTTTGCAAGGGGTGGTAGCGAACTCTGAGGAATACCGTCTTAAATTATCTGAG GTTCATCGTCGCTCTGCAAATAGAATCTTAAAGCTATGCCAAGTTAATAAGGGGTTTTATGTTAAAGCTGGTCAGTTTGTAGCTTCATTGCGGCAGACACCAAATGAATACTCGTCCATTCTCTCTTCACTGCAAGATCAG GCTGTTCCTTGTCCATTCAAAGATATAAAAGATATTCTAATCTGCAACCTCGGTTCAGATATATCAGCAAt ATTTGTTTCACTCGATGAACAACCTATAGCTGCTGCGTCAATTGCTCAGGTGCACCGTGGTATACTGAAAAATAATCAAGAAGTAGCTATCAAG GTGCAGTACCCAGGATTGATGCAACACGTGAAAATAGACATAACAGTCATGTCTTTCCTATCGAGAACCATCTCATGG CTATTCCCAGACTATAGGTTTCAGTGGCTGGCATCAGAATTTGAAAAGACAATTTTTTTGGAGTTGG ATTTCATCCACGAAGCTAGAAATGCTGAGAGGACTGCTGAAaacttcaagaacaaaaatttgatcaaGATTCCTCAAGTATATTGG GAATTTACCACGAGGCAAGTTCTGACAATGGAGTTCTGTGAAGGACACAAG GTTGATGATATTGAATTCATGAAGCAATCGGGCATAGAACCAGCAAAG GTTGCCAAAGCACTTGTCGAAATATTTGCTGAGATGATTTTTGTCCATGGTTTCCTGCATGGTGATCCACACCCTG TTCTTCTAGATCATGGAATCTACAAACAGTTGGATGAAGAATTTAGACTGAACTATTGTCAGCTCTGGCAGGCCATGATTACACTAGATACCAATAAAATACTTCAATTAGGAGAACGGTTTGATGTCCCGAAGTACTGTAGATACTTCCCTCTCATTTTCACTGGGAGATCATTTGATAG TACATCTGCTCTTGGGATGGGAATGtccaatgaagaaaaaagaaatcttaAGCAGGAACTGAAGTTGTTAAAGATGGAGGACATTTCTTCATTCATGGAATCTTTGCCTCCGGACTTTCTCACTGTACTGCGCACAGA TGGTTTATTGAGGTCCATCACGAGAAAGTTGGGTGTTTCACAACGAGTTAGAATATTAACCTATGCCAAATTTGCATTACGTGGTTCTTCTCCCAAATTGAATCCTGAAACAG ATAATATTGTGAAAGTTGCTTACTTCAGACTGAAGACAAACTTAAGCTACCTTTATTTTAGGCTCATTCTTG CTGGAATTGAGGCgctatcaaattttcaaaagttcatgcattatgtgtatTCATTGTGTGGCAAGTTCATTTATGCCACGAAAACTTTGCCGATGCTTTCATTCCTGTAG
- the LOC111788703 gene encoding uncharacterized aarF domain-containing protein kinase 1 isoform X3, producing MNTRPFSLHCKIRFVSLDEQPIAAASIAQVHRGILKNNQEVAIKVQYPGLMQHVKIDITVMSFLSRTISWLFPDYRFQWLASEFEKTIFLELDFIHEARNAERTAENFKNKNLIKIPQVYWEFTTRQVLTMEFCEGHKVDDIEFMKQSGIEPAKVAKALVEIFAEMIFVHGFLHGDPHPGNILVSQDHLNGFTLVLLDHGIYKQLDEEFRLNYCQLWQAMITLDTNKILQLGERFDVPKYCRYFPLIFTGRSFDSTSALGMGMSNEEKRNLKQELKLLKMEDISSFMESLPPDFLTVLRTDGLLRSITRKLGVSQRVRILTYAKFALRGSSPKLNPETDNIVKVAYFRLKTNLSYLYFRLILAGIEALSNFQKFMHYVYSLCGKFIYATKTLPMLSFL from the exons ATGAATACTCGTCCATTCTCTCTTCACTGCAAGATCAG ATTTGTTTCACTCGATGAACAACCTATAGCTGCTGCGTCAATTGCTCAGGTGCACCGTGGTATACTGAAAAATAATCAAGAAGTAGCTATCAAG GTGCAGTACCCAGGATTGATGCAACACGTGAAAATAGACATAACAGTCATGTCTTTCCTATCGAGAACCATCTCATGG CTATTCCCAGACTATAGGTTTCAGTGGCTGGCATCAGAATTTGAAAAGACAATTTTTTTGGAGTTGG ATTTCATCCACGAAGCTAGAAATGCTGAGAGGACTGCTGAAaacttcaagaacaaaaatttgatcaaGATTCCTCAAGTATATTGG GAATTTACCACGAGGCAAGTTCTGACAATGGAGTTCTGTGAAGGACACAAG GTTGATGATATTGAATTCATGAAGCAATCGGGCATAGAACCAGCAAAG GTTGCCAAAGCACTTGTCGAAATATTTGCTGAGATGATTTTTGTCCATGGTTTCCTGCATGGTGATCCACACCCTGGTAATATATTGGTTTCTCAGGACCATTTAAATGGCTTCACTCTCG TTCTTCTAGATCATGGAATCTACAAACAGTTGGATGAAGAATTTAGACTGAACTATTGTCAGCTCTGGCAGGCCATGATTACACTAGATACCAATAAAATACTTCAATTAGGAGAACGGTTTGATGTCCCGAAGTACTGTAGATACTTCCCTCTCATTTTCACTGGGAGATCATTTGATAG TACATCTGCTCTTGGGATGGGAATGtccaatgaagaaaaaagaaatcttaAGCAGGAACTGAAGTTGTTAAAGATGGAGGACATTTCTTCATTCATGGAATCTTTGCCTCCGGACTTTCTCACTGTACTGCGCACAGA TGGTTTATTGAGGTCCATCACGAGAAAGTTGGGTGTTTCACAACGAGTTAGAATATTAACCTATGCCAAATTTGCATTACGTGGTTCTTCTCCCAAATTGAATCCTGAAACAG ATAATATTGTGAAAGTTGCTTACTTCAGACTGAAGACAAACTTAAGCTACCTTTATTTTAGGCTCATTCTTG CTGGAATTGAGGCgctatcaaattttcaaaagttcatgcattatgtgtatTCATTGTGTGGCAAGTTCATTTATGCCACGAAAACTTTGCCGATGCTTTCATTCCTGTAG
- the LOC111788703 gene encoding uncharacterized aarF domain-containing protein kinase 1 isoform X2, with protein sequence MRRITEIFRFRSVATLCVLTTGTGLAFQTSNSNSKFVSSSSDSRSTSLDFGEKIRAAVNGFRRSSRAISTISLVVLDYKYSLQGVVANSEEYRLKLSEVHRRSANRILKLCQVNKGFYVKAGQFVASLRQTPNEYSSILSSLQDQAVPCPFKDIKDILICNLGSDISAIFVSLDEQPIAAASIAQVHRGILKNNQEVAIKVQYPGLMQHVKIDITVMSFLSRTISWLFPDYRFQWLASEFEKTIFLELDFIHEARNAERTAENFKNKNLIKIPQVYWEFTTRQVLTMEFCEGHKVDDIEFMKQSGIEPAKVAKALVEIFAEMIFVHGFLHGDPHPGNILVSQDHLNGFTLVLLDHGIYKQLDEEFRLNYCQLWQAMITLDTNKILQLGERFDVPKYCRYFPLIFTGRSFDSTSALGMGMSNEEKRNLKQELKLLKMEDISSFMESLPPDFLTVLRTE encoded by the exons ATGAGGAGGATTACGGAGATTTTCAGGTTTCGCTCTGTGGCAACTCTGTGTGTTCTAACAACGGGAACTGGACTTGCGTTCCAGACCTCGAACTCTAATTCCAAATTTGTCTCATCATCTTCCGATTCTCGTTCCACTTCTCTCGATTTTGGGGAGAAGATTAGGGCCGCTGTTAACGGCTTCCGTCGTTCCTCTCGCGCGATTTCCACA ATTTCTCTGGTAGTTCTTGACTATAAGTACTCTTTGCAAGGGGTGGTAGCGAACTCTGAGGAATACCGTCTTAAATTATCTGAG GTTCATCGTCGCTCTGCAAATAGAATCTTAAAGCTATGCCAAGTTAATAAGGGGTTTTATGTTAAAGCTGGTCAGTTTGTAGCTTCATTGCGGCAGACACCAAATGAATACTCGTCCATTCTCTCTTCACTGCAAGATCAG GCTGTTCCTTGTCCATTCAAAGATATAAAAGATATTCTAATCTGCAACCTCGGTTCAGATATATCAGCAAt ATTTGTTTCACTCGATGAACAACCTATAGCTGCTGCGTCAATTGCTCAGGTGCACCGTGGTATACTGAAAAATAATCAAGAAGTAGCTATCAAG GTGCAGTACCCAGGATTGATGCAACACGTGAAAATAGACATAACAGTCATGTCTTTCCTATCGAGAACCATCTCATGG CTATTCCCAGACTATAGGTTTCAGTGGCTGGCATCAGAATTTGAAAAGACAATTTTTTTGGAGTTGG ATTTCATCCACGAAGCTAGAAATGCTGAGAGGACTGCTGAAaacttcaagaacaaaaatttgatcaaGATTCCTCAAGTATATTGG GAATTTACCACGAGGCAAGTTCTGACAATGGAGTTCTGTGAAGGACACAAG GTTGATGATATTGAATTCATGAAGCAATCGGGCATAGAACCAGCAAAG GTTGCCAAAGCACTTGTCGAAATATTTGCTGAGATGATTTTTGTCCATGGTTTCCTGCATGGTGATCCACACCCTGGTAATATATTGGTTTCTCAGGACCATTTAAATGGCTTCACTCTCG TTCTTCTAGATCATGGAATCTACAAACAGTTGGATGAAGAATTTAGACTGAACTATTGTCAGCTCTGGCAGGCCATGATTACACTAGATACCAATAAAATACTTCAATTAGGAGAACGGTTTGATGTCCCGAAGTACTGTAGATACTTCCCTCTCATTTTCACTGGGAGATCATTTGATAG TACATCTGCTCTTGGGATGGGAATGtccaatgaagaaaaaagaaatcttaAGCAGGAACTGAAGTTGTTAAAGATGGAGGACATTTCTTCATTCATGGAATCTTTGCCTCCGGACTTTCTCACTGTACTGCGCACAGAGTAA
- the LOC111789068 gene encoding protein OPI10 homolog, protein MFGVVFPNRSFPMDISAFSQIDTFHWVLDMNTFVGEAYDQIREMCIFLLNNFTLPPDKALAVYIQSPGSQFLFCGAVTLARPSAVLSLPWPEPGGQMQLIAADSAPISAKIGVSVEDLASLQSLDVTAGKRIERLALKVGENLFNFMQSFCGVDGSKLVVPMDILDRWFKKFQEKAKRDPEYLKGFVL, encoded by the exons ATGTTCGGAGTCGTCTTTCCCAATCGAAGCTTTCCGATGGACATTTCAGCCTTCTCTCAAATCGACACTTTCCATTGGGTTCTTGACATGAACACATTTGTCG GTGAAGCCTATGATCAGATTCGTGAAATGTGCATATTCTTGTTGAATAATTTCACTCTTCCACCCGATAAAGCCCTAGCTGTGTATATTCAGTCCCCTGGATCTCAGTTTCTCTTCTGCGGTGCCGTAACCCTAGCCAGGCCCTCGGCGGTGCTATCTCTTCCATGGCCGGAGCCTGGTGGTCAGATGCAACTCATAGCGGCCGATTCGGCTCCTATCTCGGCTAAAATTGGAGTCTCCGTCGAGGATTTGGCTTCCCTGCAATCGCTTGATGTCACAGCCGGAAAAAGAATCGAGCGTCTAGCCCTAAAAGTTGGTGAGAATCTGTTCAATTTCATGCAATCTTTCTGCGGTGTTGATGGTTCGAAGTTGGTTGTGCCAATGGATATCTTGGACAGATGGTTCAAGAAGTTTCAGGAGAAAGCTAAGCGCGATCCTGAGTACTTGAAAGGCTTCGTGTTGTAA
- the LOC111788703 gene encoding uncharacterized aarF domain-containing protein kinase 1 isoform X4 encodes MSSIHVRFVSLDEQPIAAASIAQVHRGILKNNQEVAIKVQYPGLMQHVKIDITVMSFLSRTISWLFPDYRFQWLASEFEKTIFLELDFIHEARNAERTAENFKNKNLIKIPQVYWEFTTRQVLTMEFCEGHKVDDIEFMKQSGIEPAKVAKALVEIFAEMIFVHGFLHGDPHPGNILVSQDHLNGFTLVLLDHGIYKQLDEEFRLNYCQLWQAMITLDTNKILQLGERFDVPKYCRYFPLIFTGRSFDSTSALGMGMSNEEKRNLKQELKLLKMEDISSFMESLPPDFLTVLRTDGLLRSITRKLGVSQRVRILTYAKFALRGSSPKLNPETDNIVKVAYFRLKTNLSYLYFRLILAGIEALSNFQKFMHYVYSLCGKFIYATKTLPMLSFL; translated from the exons ATGAGTAGCATACATGTTAG ATTTGTTTCACTCGATGAACAACCTATAGCTGCTGCGTCAATTGCTCAGGTGCACCGTGGTATACTGAAAAATAATCAAGAAGTAGCTATCAAG GTGCAGTACCCAGGATTGATGCAACACGTGAAAATAGACATAACAGTCATGTCTTTCCTATCGAGAACCATCTCATGG CTATTCCCAGACTATAGGTTTCAGTGGCTGGCATCAGAATTTGAAAAGACAATTTTTTTGGAGTTGG ATTTCATCCACGAAGCTAGAAATGCTGAGAGGACTGCTGAAaacttcaagaacaaaaatttgatcaaGATTCCTCAAGTATATTGG GAATTTACCACGAGGCAAGTTCTGACAATGGAGTTCTGTGAAGGACACAAG GTTGATGATATTGAATTCATGAAGCAATCGGGCATAGAACCAGCAAAG GTTGCCAAAGCACTTGTCGAAATATTTGCTGAGATGATTTTTGTCCATGGTTTCCTGCATGGTGATCCACACCCTGGTAATATATTGGTTTCTCAGGACCATTTAAATGGCTTCACTCTCG TTCTTCTAGATCATGGAATCTACAAACAGTTGGATGAAGAATTTAGACTGAACTATTGTCAGCTCTGGCAGGCCATGATTACACTAGATACCAATAAAATACTTCAATTAGGAGAACGGTTTGATGTCCCGAAGTACTGTAGATACTTCCCTCTCATTTTCACTGGGAGATCATTTGATAG TACATCTGCTCTTGGGATGGGAATGtccaatgaagaaaaaagaaatcttaAGCAGGAACTGAAGTTGTTAAAGATGGAGGACATTTCTTCATTCATGGAATCTTTGCCTCCGGACTTTCTCACTGTACTGCGCACAGA TGGTTTATTGAGGTCCATCACGAGAAAGTTGGGTGTTTCACAACGAGTTAGAATATTAACCTATGCCAAATTTGCATTACGTGGTTCTTCTCCCAAATTGAATCCTGAAACAG ATAATATTGTGAAAGTTGCTTACTTCAGACTGAAGACAAACTTAAGCTACCTTTATTTTAGGCTCATTCTTG CTGGAATTGAGGCgctatcaaattttcaaaagttcatgcattatgtgtatTCATTGTGTGGCAAGTTCATTTATGCCACGAAAACTTTGCCGATGCTTTCATTCCTGTAG
- the LOC111789397 gene encoding protein TPX2-like, which yields MDKSPPKSFIKAKDGVRDRVSDKTERVRTPQKVVVKDNTKKPQDFKLHTQERAVKRAMFNYSIATKLYVTELQKKVEEKLHKMIEEEEVRLMRKEMIPRAQLMPYFDRPYFPQRSNRPLTIPREPSFLMNKEQWSCNGDSEVYSFQRQALKPIK from the exons ATGGACAAATCTCCACCAAAATCTTTCATCAAG gCTAAAGATGGCGTTAGAGACCGAGTTTCGGACAAGACAGAGAGAGTTCGG ACTCCTCAAAAGGTTGTTGTGAAAGATAACACTAAGAAGCCTCAAGATTTCAAGTTGCATACGCAAGAAAGAGCGGTGAAACGGGCGATGTTTAATTACTCG ATAGCAACAAAGTTATACGTGACCGAGCTACAAAAGAAAGTGGAAGAAAAGTTGCACAAG ATGatagaagaggaagaggttCGGTTGATGAGAAAGGAGATGATTCCAAGAGCTCAGCTCATGCCCTACTTTGATAGACCCTACTTTCCACAAAG ATCAAACCGACCTTTGACGATCCCGAGAGAGCCGAGTTTCTTGATGAACAAGGAGCAATGGAGCTGCAACGGTGACAGTGAAGTTTACAGCTTTCAGAGACAAGCTTTGAAACCAATCAAATAA